From a single Lewinella sp. LCG006 genomic region:
- a CDS encoding diphosphomevalonate/mevalonate 3,5-bisphosphate decarboxylase family protein, whose amino-acid sequence MDYKNPKLIIESSQLTPGKVRWRSPSNIALIKYWGKYGEQLPRNPSISLTLSQAATDTTLSYSAKQSEKEIDLDFYFAGESRPDFALRVEKYLKSLLPVFPFLGQLHLRIDTNNSFPHSAGIASSASAMSAIALVLCSIEQRFFETLSNAEVFYQKASYLARLGSGSACRSVYPHVAVWGEVGEIPRASNLYAIPYADQVHDIFQTYHDDILIISKSEKSVSSGAGHNLMEGNLYADNRYLQARQRMDKLTAAMRAGDLETFGKITEAEALTLHALMMTSNPPYLLMEPNSIAAIRKVQAYRTETGHPLYFTLDAGPNLHLLYPDNIANEVKTFIRSELTPLCQDGIYIADRCGAGPEELEADLSLS is encoded by the coding sequence ATGGACTATAAGAATCCGAAGCTCATTATTGAAAGTAGCCAACTTACACCTGGGAAGGTACGCTGGCGTAGCCCAAGCAATATTGCATTGATCAAATATTGGGGAAAATACGGGGAACAGCTTCCTCGCAATCCATCCATTAGTTTGACACTTTCCCAAGCAGCAACGGATACTACCTTAAGTTATAGTGCTAAGCAAAGCGAAAAAGAAATAGATCTCGATTTCTATTTTGCCGGAGAATCACGGCCTGATTTTGCGCTGCGAGTGGAAAAATACCTCAAGTCATTGCTGCCCGTTTTTCCCTTTCTCGGGCAACTGCATTTACGCATTGACACCAACAATAGTTTCCCTCACTCGGCAGGTATTGCCTCTTCGGCTTCGGCAATGAGTGCCATTGCATTGGTCTTGTGCAGTATAGAGCAGCGTTTTTTTGAAACCCTCTCCAATGCGGAAGTCTTTTACCAAAAAGCATCTTACCTCGCACGATTGGGTTCGGGTAGTGCTTGTCGTTCTGTTTATCCGCACGTAGCGGTATGGGGAGAAGTCGGAGAAATTCCTCGAGCCTCCAACCTGTATGCGATTCCATACGCAGATCAAGTTCACGATATTTTCCAAACCTACCACGACGATATACTTATCATTAGTAAATCAGAGAAAAGTGTAAGCAGTGGTGCTGGCCACAACCTGATGGAAGGCAACCTTTATGCTGATAATCGCTACTTGCAGGCGCGTCAGCGAATGGATAAATTAACCGCAGCGATGCGAGCAGGTGATTTGGAAACATTTGGAAAAATCACCGAAGCGGAGGCACTGACCCTACACGCACTGATGATGACCTCCAATCCTCCTTACCTTCTTATGGAACCCAATAGCATTGCCGCCATCCGCAAGGTACAAGCTTACCGCACGGAAACGGGGCATCCTTTGTATTTCACCCTTGACGCCGGGCCTAATTTGCATTTGCTCTATCCCGATAATATTGCGAACGAAGTCAAAACCTTTATCCGTAGCGAGCTCACCCCACTTTGCCAGGATGGCATTTATATTGCTGATCGGTGTGGAGCCGGGCCGGAGGAGTTGGAGGCTGATTTAAGTCTAAGCTAA
- the thrC gene encoding threonine synthase produces the protein MQLYSTKNRDIQVDLKQAVFQGLPEDNGLFMPNDIPRLPEHLLKNLPDYSFTEIGFQICKALFQGSIPDADLRHIVEEAINFPAPLVRLDDQKAILELFHGPSLAFKDFGARFMAQLMSYFNRNEDQELTILVATSGDTGGAVAAGFHKTPGIRVVILYPSGKVSALQEKQLTTLGHNITALEVDGTFDDCQALVKQAFLDHELRSSIRISSANSINISRLVPQSFYYFEAYKQLASPKEDVVFCIPSGNFGNLTAGLLAYKMGLPVHQFIAATNKNDVVPEYLEAGNYQPRPSVRTLSNAMDVGNPSNFSRMIDIFATAKGKGIPSNQGIWKDMNKLISGFSFDDQTTEEAVKHIFETYNYLIDPHGAVGYLALDAYQKRFPNTKGIILETAHPAKFKEDMDRIIGKEIPVPERLLELSSRKKEATAMSIDYPNFRTWLFDNL, from the coding sequence ATGCAATTATACAGCACAAAAAACCGGGACATTCAAGTTGATTTAAAACAAGCAGTTTTCCAAGGACTCCCTGAAGACAATGGCTTGTTTATGCCAAACGATATTCCTCGTTTGCCAGAACACCTACTGAAAAACTTACCTGATTATAGCTTTACAGAGATTGGATTCCAAATTTGCAAGGCACTATTTCAAGGCAGTATTCCTGACGCAGACCTGCGACACATCGTTGAAGAAGCCATCAACTTCCCTGCACCGCTCGTAAGACTGGATGACCAGAAAGCTATTTTAGAATTATTTCACGGCCCTTCTCTAGCCTTCAAAGATTTTGGCGCGCGCTTTATGGCTCAATTGATGAGTTATTTCAATCGCAACGAAGACCAAGAACTGACCATTTTGGTTGCCACTTCCGGAGATACAGGAGGAGCTGTAGCAGCAGGTTTTCATAAAACGCCCGGCATACGAGTGGTTATCCTCTACCCTAGTGGAAAAGTAAGTGCGCTCCAGGAAAAGCAACTTACCACCCTTGGACACAACATTACGGCTTTAGAGGTTGACGGAACCTTTGATGATTGCCAAGCCCTGGTTAAGCAAGCATTCCTTGACCACGAATTAAGAAGTAGCATTAGGATCAGCTCTGCCAATTCTATCAATATTTCCAGGCTGGTCCCTCAGTCTTTTTATTACTTTGAAGCCTACAAACAGCTAGCATCTCCCAAGGAAGATGTAGTTTTTTGTATCCCCTCTGGTAATTTTGGCAACCTTACTGCTGGGTTGCTTGCTTATAAAATGGGACTTCCTGTTCACCAGTTTATTGCCGCGACTAATAAAAACGACGTTGTCCCGGAATATCTTGAGGCAGGCAATTACCAGCCGCGCCCATCTGTCCGAACATTATCCAATGCTATGGACGTGGGTAATCCAAGTAATTTTTCCAGGATGATAGACATCTTTGCCACTGCTAAAGGGAAAGGAATCCCATCCAATCAGGGCATTTGGAAAGACATGAACAAGCTGATTTCCGGCTTTTCCTTTGATGATCAAACAACAGAAGAAGCAGTCAAACACATATTTGAGACCTACAATTACCTCATCGACCCCCATGGTGCAGTAGGTTATTTAGCACTCGATGCCTACCAAAAACGCTTCCCTAATACCAAAGGTATTATTTTGGAAACCGCTCATCCTGCTAAATTCAAAGAAGATATGGACCGTATCATTGGTAAAGAAATCCCTGTTCCAGAAAGATTACTCGAGCTTAGCAGCAGAAAAAAAGAAGCTACCGCAATGTCTATCGACTACCCTAACTTTAGAACATGGCTATTCGACAACCTATAA
- a CDS encoding type II toxin-antitoxin system HipA family toxin, giving the protein MAKGFQGYSPVALRKLFDGKKVNPVLPFSPPQLSEETAAAFVENRKHLSVSGVQEKLSMVLEGSELRLAREEEHGAYILKPVPRDLKKVQQAPMNEHLTMQLAEQVYGINTAANGLVFFADGTPAYLTRRFDLGQNGHKWGSEDFASLAGRTSENGGANFKYDYSYEALGKLLPQFLPAWRVEIEKLFQLVVFNYLFSNGDAHLKNFSVLETPQGDYLLSPAYDLLNTRIHVDDADFALSKGLFEDGFKSEAWQKQGHAGYADFVELGNRWEMRPKRVAKLLLAFVERQEQVAQLVEQSYLDEATKRGYLQAYRTRRNYLKKGSPHDAKS; this is encoded by the coding sequence TTGGCAAAAGGATTCCAAGGGTATAGTCCTGTGGCATTGCGAAAACTTTTTGATGGCAAAAAAGTAAACCCTGTTTTACCTTTTTCTCCTCCTCAACTGAGCGAAGAGACTGCTGCTGCTTTTGTGGAAAATAGAAAGCACCTATCGGTTTCTGGTGTTCAAGAAAAACTGAGTATGGTGTTGGAAGGGAGTGAATTGCGCCTGGCCAGGGAAGAGGAGCATGGTGCCTATATACTGAAACCCGTTCCACGAGATCTTAAAAAAGTTCAGCAGGCTCCAATGAACGAACACCTTACCATGCAGCTTGCCGAACAGGTCTATGGTATAAATACCGCAGCCAATGGGTTGGTTTTTTTTGCGGATGGAACACCAGCTTACCTTACTCGCCGGTTTGACTTGGGGCAAAATGGCCACAAGTGGGGAAGTGAGGATTTTGCTTCTTTGGCAGGAAGGACCAGCGAGAATGGTGGGGCCAATTTTAAGTACGACTACAGCTATGAAGCGTTAGGGAAACTGTTGCCACAATTCCTCCCTGCATGGCGAGTAGAAATAGAAAAGCTATTCCAATTAGTGGTCTTTAATTATTTGTTTTCCAATGGAGATGCTCATCTGAAAAACTTCTCGGTTTTGGAAACACCCCAAGGCGATTACTTGCTGAGTCCGGCGTATGATTTACTCAATACCCGCATCCACGTGGATGATGCTGATTTTGCACTGAGCAAGGGCTTATTTGAAGATGGTTTCAAATCCGAGGCTTGGCAAAAGCAAGGACATGCTGGTTATGCTGATTTTGTAGAACTGGGTAATCGTTGGGAAATGCGGCCCAAGCGGGTGGCGAAATTATTACTAGCATTTGTTGAGCGACAAGAGCAGGTAGCGCAATTGGTGGAGCAATCTTATCTGGATGAGGCTACTAAGAGAGGTTATCTGCAAGCGTACCGTACTCGTAGGAATTATCTAAAAAAAGGATCGCCCCACGACGCGAAGTCGTAG
- a CDS encoding helix-turn-helix domain-containing protein yields the protein MLVKEIGEQIKERRKLLGLRQPDLAELADVSVNTLYKLERGQNNPTLDILERILKVLGLEIHLQIRQLK from the coding sequence GTGTTAGTTAAAGAAATAGGAGAACAAATAAAGGAGAGAAGAAAGCTCCTGGGGCTTAGGCAACCCGACTTGGCAGAGTTGGCTGATGTCAGTGTGAATACACTGTATAAACTGGAGCGGGGCCAAAATAATCCAACACTTGATATCCTGGAACGTATTCTTAAAGTACTGGGCCTGGAAATACATTTGCAAATAAGGCAACTAAAGTAA
- a CDS encoding homoserine kinase: MNFNNEIRVFAPATVANVAVGFDILGFAIYGPGDEVVVRKREQAGLVISQITGTGKKTLPLDPIRNTAGYGALQLLAHLGMEEVGIEMEIHKKMPFGSGLGSSAASAAAGVFAVNELLGQPLSKKELLPFAVAGEQIADGAYHADNVGPSLLGGILFIRDNHSLDVHQLPVPEDLYAAVVYPYVEVLTKDARDVLSDQVSLLQHIEQNGNLGGLITGLYESDYALIGRSLQDVIIEPQRARLIPAFHEVKQAALDKGALGSSISGAGPSVFALCKGKETAATVAKAMQGVFQNHNIKANAYPSPINKEGAIRI, encoded by the coding sequence ATGAATTTTAATAACGAAATACGGGTTTTTGCTCCTGCGACTGTTGCAAATGTGGCTGTGGGTTTTGACATTCTTGGTTTTGCTATTTACGGCCCTGGAGACGAGGTAGTGGTAAGGAAACGAGAACAAGCAGGATTGGTAATCTCCCAAATAACCGGAACAGGTAAAAAAACACTACCTCTTGACCCAATAAGGAATACGGCAGGCTACGGAGCACTTCAGCTCCTCGCTCATTTGGGGATGGAGGAAGTGGGCATAGAAATGGAAATCCATAAAAAAATGCCTTTTGGCAGTGGGTTGGGATCTAGTGCGGCCAGTGCAGCAGCCGGCGTATTTGCGGTCAACGAATTACTTGGCCAGCCATTGAGTAAAAAGGAGCTTCTTCCTTTTGCCGTTGCAGGAGAACAAATTGCAGATGGTGCTTACCACGCAGACAACGTTGGCCCTTCCCTACTCGGAGGTATCCTTTTCATTCGTGACAACCATAGCCTGGATGTTCACCAGCTCCCCGTTCCGGAAGATTTGTACGCAGCGGTAGTTTATCCTTACGTTGAGGTACTGACCAAAGATGCCAGAGATGTACTTAGCGACCAAGTCAGCCTCCTTCAGCACATCGAGCAGAATGGTAATTTAGGTGGATTGATTACCGGGCTTTACGAAAGTGATTATGCTTTAATTGGTCGGTCATTACAGGATGTTATTATCGAACCTCAGCGTGCACGATTGATCCCGGCATTCCACGAAGTAAAACAGGCAGCATTGGACAAGGGGGCATTGGGTAGTAGTATATCAGGTGCAGGTCCAAGTGTGTTTGCCCTCTGTAAGGGTAAAGAAACGGCTGCCACCGTGGCTAAAGCTATGCAAGGAGTATTTCAAAATCACAACATCAAAGCAAATGCGTACCCCTCCCCCATTAATAAGGAAGGAGCTATTCGTATTTAG
- a CDS encoding sensor histidine kinase, producing the protein MLLLLCIPLAIAFRYILQEIIMDAVFGFTNYTEGYLLWDYFFDNLYYAFVFTSFGVIVYFLRYTRYKEQQQHEFEIENQKTQLALLKSQLNPHFLFNALNNIYALVYEKSEASLGALEKLSRLLRYSLYEKSELVSLEKEWHFIENYIELEQLRLPFKPAILLEVPTNLPAIKIPPFSLITFVENAFKHGELQNITHPLRIKMKLEKDKFIFSIENSINHNKKDPTGGIGLTNLQRRLAIFYQNEHELTIHKKDNLFSVTFKIPLSRC; encoded by the coding sequence TTGCTACTTTTACTATGTATTCCCTTGGCCATTGCCTTTCGTTATATTCTTCAGGAAATTATCATGGATGCCGTTTTTGGTTTCACCAATTATACAGAAGGCTACCTTTTGTGGGATTACTTTTTCGACAATTTGTACTATGCTTTTGTCTTTACCAGCTTTGGTGTGATTGTTTATTTTTTAAGGTATACGCGCTATAAAGAACAACAGCAACACGAATTTGAAATTGAAAATCAAAAGACACAACTGGCATTATTAAAATCACAGCTTAACCCTCATTTTCTATTTAACGCACTTAACAACATTTATGCTTTAGTTTACGAAAAGAGTGAAGCATCACTAGGAGCATTGGAAAAATTATCTCGCTTGTTGCGCTATAGTTTGTACGAAAAATCAGAATTGGTTTCGCTGGAGAAAGAATGGCATTTTATTGAAAATTACATAGAACTCGAACAGCTACGTTTACCTTTTAAACCCGCTATTTTACTGGAAGTACCGACTAATTTACCGGCTATAAAAATCCCTCCTTTCTCACTGATCACTTTCGTTGAAAATGCTTTCAAACACGGAGAACTCCAGAACATCACCCATCCGCTCAGGATAAAAATGAAGCTCGAAAAAGATAAATTTATTTTTAGTATTGAAAACAGCATCAATCATAATAAAAAAGATCCCACTGGAGGAATAGGTCTTACAAACCTACAACGAAGATTAGCCATTTTTTATCAAAACGAACATGAATTAACCATCCATAAAAAAGACAATTTATTTTCCGTAACATTTAAAATTCCGCTATCAAGATGTTGA
- a CDS encoding HipA N-terminal domain-containing protein, translating to MRKGEVYRNGEHLGTLTEKARGRYHFIYTPAWVNDPTKSAVSLRLPKREEAYESEILFPFFFNMLSEGVNRKLQSRQLQIDEDDHFGLLLATAGYDTIGAITIRSVEEE from the coding sequence ATGAGAAAAGGAGAAGTCTACCGCAACGGAGAACACCTGGGGACACTTACCGAAAAAGCCCGTGGGCGCTATCATTTTATTTATACGCCAGCTTGGGTAAATGACCCTACAAAGTCAGCGGTTAGTTTACGATTGCCTAAGCGGGAAGAGGCGTACGAGAGTGAGATCCTTTTTCCTTTCTTTTTTAATATGCTCAGCGAAGGGGTAAATCGTAAACTTCAAAGTAGGCAATTGCAAATAGATGAAGATGATCATTTTGGGTTGTTGTTGGCCACGGCTGGTTATGACACAATCGGAGCCATTACGATTCGAAGCGTAGAAGAGGAATGA
- a CDS encoding M1 family metallopeptidase — MKARLLLFLFTVCLLGHNLSAQDKRYNQSKFKQLYQELATPNVYRTASGAPGHKYWQQQADYVMNIRLEDETQRVYGEETITYTNNSPDALSYLWVQLDQNMRAKDSDTYKTRTNNIDDRMSLRELQSLEPTFDGGFKLEYVRDGENKNLSYTVVKTMMRVDLAAPLAPGAKAVLKIKWWYNINNRMTMGGRSGYEYFEEDENYLYTIAQFFPRMAVYSDNEGWQNKQFLGSGEFTLPFGNYDVKITVPSDHKVAATGVLQNAKEVLTKAEQDRFAQARKERTTPVIIVTEEEAIENEKEKATTSSTWHFKAENVRDFAFASSRKFIWDAMGVEQEDGSVVMAMSMYPKEGNPLWERYSTKVVAHTLKWYSHYTFAYPYPVAWSIHAASIGMEYPMICFNFGRPEKDGTYSERVKYGMIGVIIHEVGHNYFPMIVNSDERQWTWMDEGLNSFLQYLTEQQWERDYPSRRGPAANIVPYMAGDKEGISPIMTNSESILQFGNNAYGKPATALNILRETIMGRELFDYAFKEYARRWKFKHPSPDDFFRTMEDASAVDLDWFWRGWFFTTDNVDIALTDVKWFQINTQNPDIENTLAKQQEAAGPRRIGSIRNEKEIAKTQDEIDTSLRDFYTDYDPLAVSVLDKEDYEKFYASLSEEEKAVLGDGRNYYEMTFKNEGGLIMPIIIQLQFADGTMEDHYIPAEIWRRNNDQVTKVLVTEKEVSSIVIDPYLETADTDRTDNYFPPRQEMNRFELYRSNRRGGSQENPMQRDQRAKAAAGSN; from the coding sequence ATGAAAGCAAGACTTCTACTTTTCTTATTCACGGTGTGCCTCCTTGGGCACAACCTAAGCGCCCAAGACAAGCGCTACAACCAGAGCAAATTCAAGCAACTCTACCAAGAACTCGCCACACCAAATGTCTACAGAACTGCCTCTGGAGCACCTGGACATAAGTACTGGCAACAGCAAGCGGACTATGTTATGAACATCCGCTTGGAAGATGAAACACAAAGAGTATATGGTGAAGAGACCATTACTTATACCAACAACTCGCCCGATGCACTCTCCTACTTGTGGGTACAGTTGGATCAAAACATGCGTGCGAAGGATTCAGATACCTACAAAACACGCACCAATAATATTGACGATCGTATGAGTTTGCGCGAACTCCAAAGCCTTGAACCCACTTTTGATGGAGGATTCAAACTGGAATATGTTCGTGATGGTGAGAACAAAAACCTTTCCTACACGGTCGTAAAAACCATGATGCGGGTAGATTTAGCCGCTCCATTAGCACCCGGCGCCAAGGCGGTATTAAAGATAAAATGGTGGTACAACATCAACAACCGCATGACCATGGGTGGCCGTTCGGGGTATGAGTATTTCGAAGAAGATGAAAACTACCTCTACACAATCGCTCAATTCTTCCCCCGCATGGCGGTCTATAGTGATAATGAGGGATGGCAAAACAAGCAATTTTTAGGATCAGGTGAATTCACACTACCCTTCGGCAATTACGATGTAAAGATTACCGTGCCCTCCGATCACAAAGTAGCAGCGACAGGTGTACTGCAAAATGCAAAAGAAGTACTCACCAAAGCAGAGCAAGATCGCTTTGCCCAGGCAAGAAAAGAAAGAACGACTCCCGTTATCATTGTCACCGAAGAAGAAGCCATTGAGAACGAAAAAGAAAAAGCAACAACCAGTAGCACCTGGCATTTTAAAGCAGAGAATGTACGCGACTTTGCGTTTGCATCTTCACGCAAGTTTATCTGGGATGCCATGGGTGTAGAGCAAGAAGACGGATCAGTGGTGATGGCCATGTCTATGTATCCAAAAGAAGGCAACCCTCTATGGGAGCGCTACTCTACCAAGGTTGTAGCCCATACCCTCAAGTGGTACAGCCACTATACGTTTGCCTATCCTTATCCAGTAGCCTGGTCTATTCACGCCGCTAGTATAGGAATGGAATACCCTATGATCTGTTTCAATTTCGGACGCCCGGAAAAAGATGGCACCTATTCAGAAAGGGTCAAGTATGGTATGATCGGCGTAATCATTCACGAAGTAGGACATAACTACTTCCCAATGATCGTGAATTCAGATGAGCGGCAATGGACCTGGATGGACGAAGGCCTCAATTCTTTTTTACAATACCTCACCGAACAACAATGGGAAAGAGACTACCCTAGCCGTCGTGGTCCGGCAGCAAACATCGTCCCTTACATGGCTGGTGACAAAGAAGGCATTTCTCCGATCATGACCAACTCGGAGTCTATCCTTCAGTTTGGTAATAATGCTTACGGCAAACCAGCAACAGCATTAAATATTCTGCGGGAAACCATCATGGGGCGTGAGCTGTTTGATTACGCCTTCAAAGAATATGCTCGCCGCTGGAAATTCAAACACCCCTCTCCTGATGACTTTTTCCGTACGATGGAAGACGCTTCAGCCGTAGACCTCGATTGGTTCTGGCGTGGATGGTTTTTCACTACCGACAATGTAGATATCGCACTGACCGATGTAAAGTGGTTCCAGATCAATACCCAGAATCCGGATATTGAAAATACGTTAGCTAAGCAACAAGAGGCTGCTGGCCCTCGCCGTATTGGAAGCATCCGCAATGAAAAGGAAATTGCCAAAACACAAGATGAGATCGACACGAGTTTGCGCGACTTTTATACCGACTATGACCCACTAGCCGTAAGCGTGCTGGATAAAGAAGACTACGAAAAATTCTATGCTTCTCTATCAGAAGAAGAAAAAGCGGTCTTGGGCGACGGTCGTAATTATTACGAAATGACCTTTAAAAATGAAGGTGGCTTGATTATGCCCATTATCATCCAATTACAATTTGCAGATGGCACCATGGAAGACCACTACATCCCTGCTGAAATATGGAGAAGAAACAACGATCAAGTAACTAAAGTTTTAGTTACAGAAAAAGAAGTCAGTTCTATCGTTATTGACCCTTACCTCGAAACTGCAGATACCGATCGTACCGACAATTACTTCCCTCCCCGCCAGGAAATGAATCGCTTCGAATTGTACCGGAGCAACCGCCGCGGTGGCAGCCAGGAAAACCCGATGCAAAGAGACCAGCGCGCGAAAGCAGCAGCAGGATCTAACTAA
- a CDS encoding DUF5694 domain-containing protein has protein sequence MKNSVIIISSLMYLFSCSSLFAQETEALPPDFILRSEKPATEVLLVGTFHFGYPNLDAHKTAKEDQVDILSPEKQKEVMELVDYLARFRPTKIVVEGGHNSGYLLRRYEDWQQGKETLRAQEIDQLAFRLMDRFKLDTLYGCDAAGLTYDMEQSKDSTVMNKYLSEIFADYDWQSDDPMDALYTRWYEQMTKYSVDFPLLAYFKYLNSEEVIKRMHGAYLIGDFRLDDFRGADALALYWYSRNLRIFRRIQEIGAGPDDRVLVLFGAGHIAILKEQFEASPEYEVVQFSELEKQ, from the coding sequence ATGAAAAATTCAGTAATTATTATCTCGAGCCTGATGTACTTGTTTTCTTGCTCCTCTCTGTTTGCACAGGAAACGGAAGCACTTCCTCCTGATTTTATCCTCAGAAGTGAAAAGCCAGCTACGGAAGTACTATTGGTAGGCACTTTTCACTTTGGTTATCCCAATCTGGATGCACACAAAACCGCTAAGGAAGACCAGGTGGATATTCTTTCCCCTGAGAAGCAAAAGGAAGTAATGGAGTTGGTGGATTATCTTGCCCGGTTTCGCCCAACAAAAATTGTGGTAGAAGGAGGCCATAATTCTGGCTACCTTTTGCGCCGCTACGAGGATTGGCAACAAGGAAAAGAAACACTGCGTGCCCAGGAGATTGATCAATTGGCTTTTCGATTGATGGATCGCTTCAAGCTGGATACGCTCTATGGATGTGATGCTGCTGGTCTGACGTACGATATGGAACAGTCGAAGGATTCTACGGTAATGAATAAATACTTATCTGAAATATTTGCCGATTATGATTGGCAAAGCGATGATCCTATGGATGCATTGTATACCCGCTGGTACGAACAAATGACAAAGTATTCTGTAGATTTTCCTTTGCTGGCATATTTTAAATACCTGAATTCCGAAGAGGTAATTAAAAGAATGCACGGTGCTTATCTAATTGGAGATTTCAGGTTGGACGATTTTCGTGGAGCTGATGCACTGGCACTGTATTGGTACAGTCGCAACTTGCGTATTTTTCGACGGATACAAGAAATAGGTGCAGGGCCCGACGACCGGGTGCTAGTACTTTTTGGCGCTGGGCATATTGCTATTCTCAAAGAGCAATTCGAGGCCAGTCCTGAATATGAAGTGGTTCAGTTTTCTGAATTAGAAAAACAATAG
- a CDS encoding aminotransferase class I/II-fold pyridoxal phosphate-dependent enzyme: protein MDLFEKIKSNPGPLGKYSDFAHGYYTFPKLEGPLSSRMKFQGKEVIVWSVNNYLGLGNHPEVRKADADAAKEWGMAYPMGSRMMSGETKYHEELEQKLASHVQKEEGLLLNFGYQGIMSIIDALLTRRDVVVYDKDDHACIYDGVRMHIGPRFAFEHNDIESFKKQMEKATAKAAETGGGILVITEGVFGMRGEQGILKEIVATRDQFEFRLLVDDAHGYGTLGATGAGAGEEQGVQDQIDVYFSTFAKSMAGIGAFAAGDAYIMNYLRYNLRSQIYAKSLPMPMVIGALKRYELLRSMPELREKLWANVHKLQNGLTDAGFEIGNTGACVTPVYMQGSVGEALALVSDLRENFSIFCSIVVYPVIPKGQMILRLIPTAYHTDEDIHLTLEAFKAIRSKLKEGVYAQEGALITED from the coding sequence ATGGATTTATTTGAAAAGATTAAATCAAATCCGGGCCCCCTCGGTAAATACTCTGATTTCGCTCACGGCTACTATACCTTTCCAAAACTGGAAGGCCCACTGTCTAGCCGAATGAAATTCCAGGGCAAGGAAGTCATTGTCTGGAGTGTCAACAATTACCTTGGCTTGGGCAACCACCCCGAAGTTCGTAAGGCCGATGCCGATGCGGCCAAGGAATGGGGAATGGCTTACCCTATGGGTAGTCGGATGATGTCGGGGGAAACCAAATACCACGAAGAGCTGGAGCAGAAGCTTGCCAGCCATGTACAAAAAGAAGAAGGTCTTCTCCTTAACTTCGGTTACCAAGGAATCATGTCGATCATTGACGCACTGCTCACCCGCCGGGATGTAGTCGTATATGACAAAGATGACCATGCCTGTATCTACGACGGCGTGCGGATGCACATCGGTCCACGTTTTGCTTTTGAGCACAATGATATTGAAAGCTTTAAAAAGCAAATGGAAAAAGCTACCGCCAAAGCGGCGGAAACAGGTGGTGGAATTCTGGTGATTACCGAAGGTGTATTCGGTATGCGTGGTGAGCAAGGTATCCTTAAGGAAATCGTAGCTACCCGCGACCAGTTTGAATTCCGTCTACTGGTAGATGATGCCCACGGCTATGGCACGCTCGGTGCTACTGGTGCCGGTGCTGGTGAAGAGCAAGGTGTACAGGATCAAATCGATGTGTACTTCAGTACTTTTGCCAAATCTATGGCTGGTATTGGTGCTTTTGCAGCAGGTGATGCTTACATCATGAATTACCTCCGCTACAACCTACGCTCTCAGATTTATGCCAAATCATTACCGATGCCTATGGTTATCGGCGCATTGAAGCGCTACGAATTGTTGCGTTCTATGCCTGAGCTACGGGAGAAATTGTGGGCCAATGTCCATAAGTTACAAAATGGATTGACAGATGCAGGTTTCGAGATTGGTAATACAGGAGCTTGTGTTACACCGGTTTATATGCAAGGTAGTGTTGGTGAAGCACTTGCGCTGGTAAGTGACCTGCGCGAAAACTTTAGCATTTTCTGCTCTATCGTCGTATATCCGGTTATTCCGAAAGGACAAATGATTCTTCGTTTGATTCCTACGGCATACCATACCGATGAAGATATCCACCTCACGCTGGAAGCATTTAAAGCTATCCGTAGTAAACTGAAAGAAGGCGTTTATGCCCAGGAAGGTGCACTAATTACCGAAGATTAA